The sequence ACCCTTTATGTTGCCTGGAGAGGGATTTTCAGAGACCGGTTGATTGTATCTCGTGTAGTAGTTTCTGAACCAGGTTATAACTTCAACGAATTTGTCGAAGGTTTCCTTATCCTCAATTCTCGAAATTATATCTTCCTCTGCTCCAAATATCTCTGGGATTTCACTCATTAAGACCGTTCCACCATAATAGGTTATATAGTCAGATACTTTACCTACAAGAGGATTTGCGGTTATACCTGAGAGAGAATCGCTTCCTCCACATTTCACACCTATGGTGAGTGAGCCTATGGGGCATTGAACCCTCTCCGTACGCGCTCTTTCAGCTACTTCAAAGAGGGCTTTCGATAAGGCTTCGCTTTCATCGTTGACAGCCTGAAGCATAAGAAAAGCTACGTTTGGATGGTTCTTTAGTTCATCCCTTAAATAGGCTAGCTGTAGGTTTTCACATCCAAGCCCGACGATGATTACTCCTCCTGCATTTGGGTTTTTGGCTAAACCTAAGAGGATGTTTTTTGTCATTTCCAGGTCTCCCCCAAGCTGAGAGCAACCGTAAGGGTGAGATAAGACCTTGATGTCGTCTATCCATTCGGGCTTCTTAATCGAGCATGCGAAGTCCTTTAAGACCCCATTTATACATCCCACTGTGGGTATTATCCATATTTCATTTCTTATTCCTACTTTTCCATCCTTTCTTTTAAACCCCCAAAAGCTCTTTTGAGGTAGATCTATCTTTATTTCCCTTAACTTTTTTTCCTGCCACTTTGGCTCCCACTCAGGTTTAAGAAGGGTTTTTACATTATGCGTGTGAACCCATTCTCCAGCCCTAATGTCTTGAGTTGCTTCTCCTATAGTACTATCGTATTTTATTATCTTTTCTCCCATCTTTACATCTCTTAAAGAGAATTTGTGTCCCCTTGGAATATCGTTTAATAGGATGAGCTCCCCTTCCGAAAGCTTTAATATTTCCCCCTTGCTTATATCTTCTAAAGCTACCGCAACGTTATCGCTATCTCCAAGCTTTATATATCTTCTCAAGGGATGAGAGCACCTCCCTTTTAAGGTCTTCGTTAAGATTGGGGAAGAAGCTTTCTATTATGCTTCTTAAGTCCCTTCCTTTGAGCTCTTCAAAATCGGAAAGCTTAAAGGGCCCATTGGGTAAATCCTTTACTCCATCTTTGCATGTGTAAAGCTCAGCCATATAAGCTATTGATTCTATCAACTTGCTTGGAAGCTTCCCGAACTTTCTATAGTAATCCTCAAGGGTTGGTCTTAAACGGGTATTTACCTTGCTTATAGAGTTTAAGGCTATGGTTCTTAAGCTATGCTTTAGCGCCGGATTCTTGAATCTCTCTAAAACGTCATCAGCATATTTGTGAGTTTCCTCATTGTCCGCTAAGGCTGGAACTATTTCTTCGTGAATCAGCTCCTTAATCCATTTACCGAACTTCGGATGTTCAACAAAGTCCCTAACGAATTCTATGCCGTTAAGTAGCCCTACGGGAACCATCGATGTATGAGAACCGTTTAGTATCCTTACCTTTCTTTCTCTATAAAACTTGAGATTGTCGGTTAAAATGACGTTAAGTCCTGCTTTATGGAAAGGTAGAATCTCAAATAGCGAGGGATCTCCTTGAATAACAAAGAGGTGGAAGATTTCTCCGCTTGTTAAGTTTAAATCTCTTTCCCCAATCTTTTTAAAAACCTCTTCAGCTACATCCTCCGGAAAGCCTGGTACTATTCTATCAACTAAAGTATTATAAAATTTACATTCATCAAGATACTTAAAGAAATTCCTGGGGTATTTCCAATCTTCCGCGTATTTTATAACGCACTCCTTTAGCTTTTCTCCATTATTATCTATAAGCTCAAGGGGAAGTATGTAGAGGGGGGGGAGTCCCAACCTGAATCTCTCGTAAAGTATATGAGTTAGCATAGATGGATAGTTTTCAGGTCTTTCCATCTTTTTATAAAATATGCCGGCCTCAGTCGTATTGGAGACCACTACTTTAAGCTCTGGTATCCTTCCTGCCTTAAGCAGTTTCTCATAGTTTTCGAAGGGATTAACACCATCCTTTATGACCTCTACCTTGTCTATAACTTCCTTGTATTCTCCATTAATGTATCCCCTTAAAAGTACATGGTATTTTCCGTTTGCTTGAAGTAAATCTTTTACTTTACCTTGGGGGATAGGTTGGACTAAAAATACCTCATTTTCTGCGCCCGTTATCTCATTTATCTTCTGAACCATCCAATCGAAGAAAGCTCTTAAGAAGTTTCCCTCGCCGAATTGAAGGATGGTTATCATATCTATGCCCTCCCTTTGCTTTTTGTGAAAAAGTTTTTCTTAAATGATCAAGCTAAAATATATGATAGCACTTTTGGTAGCTCTGTCAACCAGAGCTTTTGGTGAATTTTAATCTGTTGACAAATATGATATACTCAAAAAGGAGAAGTATAATTATTAGAAAGTGGAGGTATGGAAGGTGTTTAATGAGATTCAGAAGTTTAGGACGTCTGTAGAAGTGATCAATCAGATAATATCCTCTATATCTAGGGGAAGGTTGCCGCCAGGGTCTCCTCTTCCTTCTGAAAGGGATCTTGCTAGGATGTTTAACGTTAGCAGAGTGGTAGTGCGTGAGGCCATCTCCGGATTAGCTTTGCTTGGTATAGTCCAGAAGAAATGGGGGAAGGGGAATTACATCTCGGATGACATCAATCTTTCGCTTATTCATAACTCTATTAAGCATCTTGTTGTTTTGAAGGAGCAGGAGATAATGGATGTAATTGAAGCGAGGATGGCAGTTGAGTGCGAGCTTGCGGCATTAGCTGCTAAAAGACGTACCGAAGAGGATCTTTTTAAGCTTAAAAGCTCCTTAGATAGCTATCTTAAGGGCACGAGGGGAACGTTGAAAAAGCTAGAGCTCGATTTGGCTTTTCATGCGACTATAGCTGAGGTGGGAAGGAGCAAGGTTCTTGAAGGCTTGCAAAGGGTTTTGAGCGAAAAGTGTTTCAGTGTGATGCAATTTGGAGCATGGCTGAGTGATATAGTTAAAAGCGCTGAGGGAGATCATATTCAAATTTATGAGGCTATAAAAGATGGAGATCCATCTAAAGCTCAAGAAACTATGAGAGTCCACTTGTCAAAGCTTATGGAGAGGGTGGCCTTTTGTTTCAAGAATATTAATAGTAAGGAAAAAAATGGTTTGGAAGTAAAGTTTAAGTAAAGATCCTCTCTATAATTTCCAACTATTTTGAATGTTGACTTTAAGTGCTTTTACATGTATGATAGAGATGGTTAGACCACTATACCAGAGATAGCTTTTTGGGGAGGGGGCGAACCTCGATGAGGAGGGTTGTGGTTGCGGCACGAACCTTCGGCAGATATTCTCAAGAGCCTATTGAGTTTTTGAAGAGGCACGGCTTTGAGATTGTGAGATGTGAAGAAAAGGAATTACCCTCAGCATTAAAGGATGCTGATGCTCTTATAGTTGGGACCCCGAAGGTTACGAGAGAGATGCTTTCATCCTCCCGAGTTAGGATAATAGCCAAGCACGGGGTTGGTGTGGATAATATAGATCTAAAAGCTGCAACAGAGTTAGGTATTCCTGTGACCGTGACACAAGGGGCAAATTCCGAATCTGTTGCTGAGCTTACGATAGCTTTTATATTTGCCTTAGCTAGGGGATTGATTAAGTGCCATTTAAATCTGTTTCAGAAGAAAGAGTGGTCTGGGGTTGTTGGCGTTGAGGTAAGGGGTAAAACGTTAGGGCTTCTCGGTTTTGGTGCTATAGCTAAAGAGGTTAATAAGAGAGCTTTATGTCTTGGTATGAGAACGATAACGTATGATCCTTATATTTCTGAGGAAGAGGTTGCTAGGATGGGAGCTAAGATGGTTAGCTTTGAGGATCTCCTTAAAGAGTCTGATTTTCTCTCCCTTCATGTTCCCCTAACAGATGAAACAAGAGGGATTATAGGGGAGAGGGAGATTAGATCTATGAAGAGGAGCGCTTTCTTGATAAACACTGCAAGAGGTGGAATTGTTGATGAAAATGCTTTAGCTAAGGCTCTTAAGGAGGGTTGGATTAGTGGTGCAGCTCTTGATGTATTCGAGGAGGAACCACCAAGCCCTGAATCTCCCCTCTTTAGTTGCGAGAACTTGATTACTACTCCTCATGTGGGGGCACACTCGATAGAGGCAGTTTATAGGATGAACATGATGTCTGCTCAGTCGGTGGTTGACTTTTTTAATGGTAGGCCATTGCAGTATGTGGTGAATAAGGAGGTATTAAAATGAAAGTTAAGTACTATGATTTTGCTGAAGGATTTGTACCCGATGATAGGGTTAAGGCTGTCCTTGAGCCGAGCCATTTGCATGGTATGGAGCTTAAGGATTTTGAAAAAGAGTTGAATGTTCTTCTTGAGGAGCGCCTTATTCCCAAGCTTAATGGGGTTAAAAAGATCCTTCTTCTTGTTGATGATATAACTAGGCAGACGCCGGTTTCTTGGATATTGCCTTCTTTTTTAAACTTGGTAAACCGCATAGGTATAAAAGATGAGAATGTAACTATCCTTGTTGCTACCGGAACTCATCGTCACATGACTTTATCTGAGCAGGTTAAAAAGTATGGTGAGGAGGCTCTTAAAAGAGTAAGGGTGGTATTTCATAACTATAAAACTGATGTGGTTCACATAGGTACAACTCCAAATGGAACACCCGTTGTCGTTAATAGGCTTGTTTTGGAAAACGATCTAATTATAGGTATAGGTATGGTTGTTCCTCATAGAGTTTCTGGCTTTAGCGGAGGGGGGAAGATCGTTCAGCCTGGGATATCCGGCGAGGAAACCACAGGTCAGACTCACTGGCTAAGCGCTCAGTTTGAGGGTAAGGATATTCTTGGAAAGGTGTTTAATCCCGTTAGGGATGAGATAGAAGCTGTGGCTAAAGCTGCAAACCTTAGTTTCATAATAAATGTCATTCC comes from Synergistota bacterium and encodes:
- a CDS encoding altronate dehydratase family protein, with the protein product MRRYIKLGDSDNVAVALEDISKGEILKLSEGELILLNDIPRGHKFSLRDVKMGEKIIKYDSTIGEATQDIRAGEWVHTHNVKTLLKPEWEPKWQEKKLREIKIDLPQKSFWGFKRKDGKVGIRNEIWIIPTVGCINGVLKDFACSIKKPEWIDDIKVLSHPYGCSQLGGDLEMTKNILLGLAKNPNAGGVIIVGLGCENLQLAYLRDELKNHPNVAFLMLQAVNDESEALSKALFEVAERARTERVQCPIGSLTIGVKCGGSDSLSGITANPLVGKVSDYITYYGGTVLMSEIPEIFGAEEDIISRIEDKETFDKFVEVITWFRNYYTRYNQPVSENPSPGNIKGGITTLEEKSLGAVKKSGSNKVTDVLRYGERAKRSGVNIVFGPGNDLVSTTALAGSGATMILFTTGRGTPFEAVVPTIKISTNSELYKRKTSWIDYNAGEIAEGKSVEEALKELLELIINVASGKKTKGEERGIQEIAIFKDGVIL
- a CDS encoding phosphoglycerate dehydrogenase, with the protein product MRRVVVAARTFGRYSQEPIEFLKRHGFEIVRCEEKELPSALKDADALIVGTPKVTREMLSSSRVRIIAKHGVGVDNIDLKAATELGIPVTVTQGANSESVAELTIAFIFALARGLIKCHLNLFQKKEWSGVVGVEVRGKTLGLLGFGAIAKEVNKRALCLGMRTITYDPYISEEEVARMGAKMVSFEDLLKESDFLSLHVPLTDETRGIIGEREIRSMKRSAFLINTARGGIVDENALAKALKEGWISGAALDVFEEEPPSPESPLFSCENLITTPHVGAHSIEAVYRMNMMSAQSVVDFFNGRPLQYVVNKEVLK
- the larA gene encoding nickel-dependent lactate racemase; protein product: MKVKYYDFAEGFVPDDRVKAVLEPSHLHGMELKDFEKELNVLLEERLIPKLNGVKKILLLVDDITRQTPVSWILPSFLNLVNRIGIKDENVTILVATGTHRHMTLSEQVKKYGEEALKRVRVVFHNYKTDVVHIGTTPNGTPVVVNRLVLENDLIIGIGMVVPHRVSGFSGGGKIVQPGISGEETTGQTHWLSAQFEGKDILGKVFNPVRDEIEAVAKAANLSFIINVIPDKSGRPIKVFVGDPIPTFKEAAEFARGIYGVKSPTSKIVLTDSYPADLELWQAAKGIYSGDLILEKDGVIILVTPCPEGVGVEFGELIVKYGYRGYEDVKGLVSSGELTNLIVAAHLVHVGRVIRDKGKGILVSPGIDSETAKRLGFIPASNVDEALKIAQSLVGPQEIVVCKFGGELLPLVN
- a CDS encoding FadR family transcriptional regulator; the encoded protein is MFNEIQKFRTSVEVINQIISSISRGRLPPGSPLPSERDLARMFNVSRVVVREAISGLALLGIVQKKWGKGNYISDDINLSLIHNSIKHLVVLKEQEIMDVIEARMAVECELAALAAKRRTEEDLFKLKSSLDSYLKGTRGTLKKLELDLAFHATIAEVGRSKVLEGLQRVLSEKCFSVMQFGAWLSDIVKSAEGDHIQIYEAIKDGDPSKAQETMRVHLSKLMERVAFCFKNINSKEKNGLEVKFK
- a CDS encoding tagaturonate reductase; the protein is MITILQFGEGNFLRAFFDWMVQKINEITGAENEVFLVQPIPQGKVKDLLQANGKYHVLLRGYINGEYKEVIDKVEVIKDGVNPFENYEKLLKAGRIPELKVVVSNTTEAGIFYKKMERPENYPSMLTHILYERFRLGLPPLYILPLELIDNNGEKLKECVIKYAEDWKYPRNFFKYLDECKFYNTLVDRIVPGFPEDVAEEVFKKIGERDLNLTSGEIFHLFVIQGDPSLFEILPFHKAGLNVILTDNLKFYRERKVRILNGSHTSMVPVGLLNGIEFVRDFVEHPKFGKWIKELIHEEIVPALADNEETHKYADDVLERFKNPALKHSLRTIALNSISKVNTRLRPTLEDYYRKFGKLPSKLIESIAYMAELYTCKDGVKDLPNGPFKLSDFEELKGRDLRSIIESFFPNLNEDLKREVLSSLEKIYKAWR